A window of Microbacterium hominis genomic DNA:
CGGGGTAGGACAGGCAGATCGAGGCCGCCTGGTACACGATCCGGTTCGCCCGCGTCTGGCTCATGCGTCGCCCTTCGGCTCGCGGCGGGCCGGGAACAGCCCCGAGGGCGAGCCGTTGCCGTCCCAGTTGAGGAGGTTCACGCGGCCGCGCAGCGATTCGGCGGAGACGCCCTCGTCGGAGGTCTGCCGGTCGCGCAGCGCCTGATAGGTCTCCACCGCCACCGGCTGCACCCGTCCACTCGCCTCGCCGAAGGGCCCCGACTCGTAGGGGCCGCCGTCGAAGTCGAGCGAGCAACCGAGCTCCTCGAGTTCGTGCGCCCGCTCGTAGTGGGCCGTGGGGATGACGTAGCGCTCTTCGTACTTGGCGATCGCCAGCAGCCGGTACATCTCGTAGAGGGTCTCGCCGGTCATGCCGACCGCCTCGGGGATCGACTCGTCGCGCTCGCGGTCCAGCGTGATGTCCCGCAGGTAGGCGCGCATCGCCGCGAGCCGGTACAGGACGGCGGTGACGATGTCGGTGTCGCCCGCGGTGAACAGCTCGGCGAGGTACTCGACGGGGATCCGCAGCGCCTCGATCGCGCCGAACAGGGTGCCGGCGGACTCGGCATCATGGCCCTGATCGCGCAGAAGATCGACGATCGGCGACAGTGGCGGGATGTACCAGACCATCGGCATCGTGCGGTACTCGGGGTGCAGCGGCAGCGCCACCCGGTACTTCTTCGCGAGGGCGTACACGGGGGAGCGGCGCGCGGCATCCATCCAGTCGTCGGGGATGTCGCCCTGCGCCTTCACGGCGGCGATCACCTCGGGGTCATCGGGGTCGAGCATGAGGTCGAGCTGGGCCTCGTAGAGGTCTTTCTCGTCGGGCGTGGCGGCCGCGGCGGTCACCTTGTCGGCGTCGTAGAGGAACAGCCCCAGGTAGCGCAGGCGGCCCACGCACGTCTCCGAGCAGACGGTCGGGATGCCGACCTCCAGGCGCGGATAGCACAGCGTGCACTTCTCGGCTTTGCCGGTCTTGTGGTTGAAGTAGATCTTCTTGTATGGGCACCCGGTGATGCATTGGCGCCAGCCGCGGCAGCGGTCCTGGTCGACGAGCACGATCCCGTCCTCGGCGCGCTTGTAGATCGCGCCCGACGGGCACGAGGCCATGCACGACGGGTTCAGGCAGTGCTCGCAGATGCGCGGCAGATAGAACATGAACGTCTGCTCGAACGAGAACTTGATCTTGTCCTCGGATTCGCGGCGCACCTTCTCGACGATCGGGTCGAGGTGTCCCATCTCGCTCGTGCCGCCGAGGTCGTCGTCCCAGTTCGCCGACCATGTGATCTTCGTGTCCTCGCCCGTGATGAGCGACTTCGGCCGTGCGACCGGGAAGTCGTCGCCGAGGGGCGCGTCGATCAGGGTCTCGTAGTCGTAGGTCCAGGGCTCGTAGTAGTCCTCGAGCTTGGGCTGCACGGGCGAGGAGAAGATCGTCAGCAGTCGCTTCAGGCGGCTGCCGGTGCGCAGCGTCAGCCTCCCGCGGCTGTTGAGCGTCCACCCGCCTCTCCACTGCTCCTGGTCCTCGTAGCGGCGGGGGTAGCCTTGCCCGGGCCGTGTCTCGACGTTGTTGAACCAGACGTACTCGGTGCCGGCGCGGTTCGTCCACGCCTGCTTGCATGTGACCGAGCACGTATGGCACCCGATGCACTTGTCGAGGTTCATCACCATGCCCATCTGGGCCATGACTCGCATCAGTACGTCACCTCCTGCGAACGGCGTCGGATGGTCGCCACCATGTCGCGCTGGTTGCCGGTGGGCCCCAGGTAGTTGAAGGTGTACGAGAGCTGCGCATAACCGCCGATCATGTGCGTCGGCTTCACCAGCAGGCGGGTGACCGAATTGTGGATGCCGCCACGTCGGCCGGTCGCCTCCGACTTCGGCACATCGATCGTGCGCTCCTGTGCGTGGTGCACGTAGACGACCCCCTCCGGCATCCGATGCGAGACGACGGCCCGGGCCACCAGCACGCCGTTGGAGTTCACGCACTCGACCCAGTCGTTGTCCTTCACGAGGATCGACGCCGCGTCTTCCGCGCTCATCCAGACGGTGGGCCCGCCGCGCGAGAGCGAGAGCATGAAGAGGTTGTCCTGGTACTCGGAGTGGATCGACCACTTCGAGTGCGGGGTGAGGTAGCGCACCACCACTTCCTTGCGTCCGTCGCGGCCGAGCTTGGGTTCGCCGAACAGCTGGTGCATGTCCAACGGCGGACGGTAGATCGGCATCGCCTCGCCGAGATCGCGCATCCAGTCGTGATCGAGGTAGAAGTGCATGCGACCGGTGAGGGTGTGGAAGGGTTTCAGCCGCTCGATGTTCACGGTGAAGGGGGCGTACCGCCGGCCCCCTGTCTCGGAGCCCGACCACTCCGGGGAGGTGATCACCGGCTGCGGCGCGGACTGGGTCATGGGGAACGTGATGCGCTTCTCCTCCGACCCCTCGGCGAGGTCGGCCAGAGGCTTCCCGACCCTCTTCTCGAGGGTGCGGAAACCCTGCGTCGCCAGCTCGCCGTTCGTCGTGCCGGAGAAGGTGAGGATCGCCTCGGCCATCTTCACGTCGGTGTCGATCGCCGGGCGCCCGGCGGCCGCACCGCTCGGATACACGCCGTGCTGCTTCGCGAGCCGGTCGACCTCGTGCGTCACGTCGTAGGTGACATTCTTCACGGTGAACCCCAGCGTGTCAGCCAGCGGGCCGACGGCTGCCAGTTTGTCGGCGATCGCGGTGTAGTCGCGCTCGACCACGACCAGCTGCGGCATCGTCCTGCCCGGGATGGGCGCGACGTCGCCCCGCGCCCAGTCGCGCACCACGCCGCCGGGCTGGCTGATCTCGCCGGGGGTGTCGTGCTGCATCGGCACCGACACCAGGTCGTGACGGGTGCCGAGGTGGGTCTTGGCCATCTCCGACAGCTCGCGCGCGATGGCGTGGAACATGTCGAAGTCGCTCCGCGCCTCCCACGGCGGGTCGATCGCCGGAGTGAAGGCGTGCACGAACGGGTGCATGTCGGTCGAGGACAGATCGTGCTTCTCGTACCACGTGGCGGCGGGGAAGACGACATCCGACAGCAGCGTGGTCGAGGTCATGCGGAAGTCGGCCGAGACGAGCAGATCGAGCTTGCCCTCGGGGATCTCGTCGCGCCACGCGATGTCCCGCGGGCGGATGGATGCCTCGTCCGTGCCCATCACGTTGCTGTGCGTGCCGAGCAGGTGCTTGAGGAAGTACTCGTTGCCCTTCGCGGACGAGCCCATGAGGTTCGATCGCCACAGCGTCAGCAGCCGCGGCCAGTTCTCCGGGGCGTCGACGTCGGCGATCGCCGCGTTGAGCTCGCCGCCTCGGAGCTGGTCGACGACGAACGATGCCGCATCGGCGGCGGTGCCCGCCTCGACGGCCTGCGCGGCCTGATCGGCCAGGTCGAGCGGGTTGCGGTCGAACTGCGGATAGAACGGCATCCAGCCCAGCCGCGCGGACTGCGCGATCGTGTCAGCGGTGTGCATGCCGGTGAAGTTGCCTTCCGCCAGCGGCGAGGCGAGCGCGTCGGCGGCGTAGCCGTCGTAGCGCCACTGATCGGTGTGCATGTACCAGTAGGCGGTGCCGATCATCGTGCGCGGCGGGCGCGCCCAGTCGAGCGCATTCGCGAGCGAGATCCATCCCGTGATCGGGCGGCACTTCTCCTGGCCGACGTAGTGGGCCCAGCCGCCGCCATTGCGGCCCATGGCCCCGGTGAGGATGAGCATCGCGAGGATCGCGCGGTAGGTGGCATCCCCGTGGAACCACTGGCAGATGCCGGCGCCCATGATGATCATCGACCGGCCCTCGGAGTCGATCGAGTTCTGAGCGAACTCGCGCGCGATGCGGGTGCAGGCCTCGGCGGGGACGCCGGTGATGTCCTCCTGCCACGCGGGCGTGTAGGGGGTCGTGGCGTCGTCGTAGCCGGTGGGCCACTGTCCCGGAAGCCCGTCGCGACCCACGCCGTACTGGGCGAGCATGAGGTCGAGCACCGTCGTCACGAGCACGCCGTTCACGCGCGTCGCGGGGACCCCCCGCGTGAGCACGGCCCCGGAGCCGTCGGGGGCGTCGAAGCGGGGGAGCAGCACCTCGGTCGGCTCCTCGGCGACCTTCGCGTCGCGCACCGAGAGCGCGGGCACGATGTCTCCGAGATCGAGGTTCCAGCTGCCCTCACCCGCGTCGGCGTAGCGGAATCCCATCGACCCGTTGGGCACCCGCGGGGCTCCGGATGCCGCGTCCAGCACCACCGTCTTCCACTGGTCTTCGGGCGCGGTCCGGCCGAGATCTGCGGCGGTGAGGAACTTGCCGGGCACGAGGCCGCCGTCCTTGTGCGGGACGAGGGTGATGAGGTGGGGGAGGTCGGTGTACGTCTTGGCGTAGTCGACGAAGAACGGCACGCGCTGGTCGACGTAGCGCTCCTTGAGGATGACGTGCCCCATCGCCATCGCGAGAGCCGCATCGGTGCCGGCCTGGCATGGCAGCCACTCGTCGGCGAACTTGGTGTTGTCGGCGTAGTCGGGGGAGACGGTCACGACCTTGGTGCCGCGGTAGCGGACCTCGGCCATCCAATGGGCGTCGGGGGTGCGCGTCACCGGCACGTTCGAGCCCCACATCATGAGGTACGCGGCATCCCACCAGTCGCCGGACTCCGGAACGTCGGTCTGGTCGCCGAAGACCTGGGGGCTTGCCACCGGAAGGTCCGCGTACCAGTCGTAGAAGCTCGTCATCACGCCGCCCACCAGCTGCGTGAACCGGGTGCCGATGCAGTGCGACACCATCGACATCGCGGGGATGGGGGAGAAGCCGGCCACGCGGTCGGGGCCGTACTCCTTGATCGTGTGCACGTAGCCGGCAGCGACCAGTTCGACCGCCTCGGCCCAGGTGGCGCGGACGAGTCCGCCCTTGCCGCGCGCCTGCTGGTAGCGCCGGCGGGTCTCCGGGTCGGTGGTCACCTCGCCGAACGCCAGCACCGGATCGCCCGTGCGGGCCTTCGCCTCGCGGTAGGCGTCGAGCAGCACACCGCGCACGTAGGGATAGCGCACCCGCGTGGGGGAGTACGTGTACCACGAGAACGCGGCTCCGCGGGGGCATCCGCGGGGCTCGTATTCGGGGCGGTCGGGGCCGACGCTGGGGTAGTCGGTCTGCTGGGCCTCCCACGTGATGATCCCGTCCTTGACGTAGACCTTCCAGGAGCAGCTGCCGGTGCAGTTCACGCCGTGCGTCGAGCGGACGACCTTGTCGTGGCTCCACCGGTCGCGATAGAACGCGTCGCCTTCGCGCCCGCCGGTGAGGAACGCCGCCCGGTGATCGGGGGTCTGCTCCCACCTCGTGAAGTAGCGGCCTGCCGCCAGCAGGGCATCCGAAGCTGCACCATCCACACCGACACGGGGCGTCATGCCTGCACCATAGCGACGCAGGCCGGTGGTGCAACAGGGGGTGCGGTGCTCGCGTGTGGTGGGCCCCGTGGGGCTCGAACCCACGACCCGCGGATGAAAAGGTGCGGTGCTCGCGTGTGGTGTTCGCGTGTGGTGGGCCCCGTGGGGCTCGAACCCACGACCCGCGGATTAAAAGTCCGATGCTCTACCGACTGAGCTAGAGGCCCGTGGTCTCCAGCCTACTTGCCCGCGGAGATCGTCGATGACGTCGACGGGGCTGCGTCAGCCGTTGCCGTTGCCGTTGCCGTTGTTGTTCCCCGGCCCGCTGTTGTCGTTCCCGTTCCCGTTCCCGTTCCCGTTCCCGTTCCCGTTGCTGTTGCCCGGTCCGCTGTTGTCGTTCTCGACCGGCTCGGTGTCGTCGTCTTCGGCGGGCGTCACCGGAACGGGTGTGGGCTCGGGGCTCTCCGACACCACCGGTGCCGACGGCGTGGGCGCGACCTGGCCGGCCGGAGAGAGCATCGACATCGACACGATGATCGCGATCGCGCCAGCCGCGGCGGCCGCGGCGGCGCCGATGACGACGGCGCGCCGGCGCGCGCGGCGAGCGGGGCGCTGAGGCGGCGACGCCGCCACCTGCGGCTGCGGCGGGAGCGGTGGCACCGGCGGCAGCACGGCGGTCGCGGCCAGTGTGGGTGCAGTGGGCTGATCATCGCGCCGCGCGGCGGTCGATGCGATCGTGGGCGCCGGCGCGGCCACCGTGATCGGCGTCGCCGCGATGGTCGAGGCGGGGCCGGCGGCCTCCGGCGGCGCCGCGCGGCCGGCGAGTGCCGCCGCCGCCCGGTGCACCTCGAGCGCCGTG
This region includes:
- a CDS encoding nitrate reductase subunit alpha, coding for MTPRVGVDGAASDALLAAGRYFTRWEQTPDHRAAFLTGGREGDAFYRDRWSHDKVVRSTHGVNCTGSCSWKVYVKDGIITWEAQQTDYPSVGPDRPEYEPRGCPRGAAFSWYTYSPTRVRYPYVRGVLLDAYREAKARTGDPVLAFGEVTTDPETRRRYQQARGKGGLVRATWAEAVELVAAGYVHTIKEYGPDRVAGFSPIPAMSMVSHCIGTRFTQLVGGVMTSFYDWYADLPVASPQVFGDQTDVPESGDWWDAAYLMMWGSNVPVTRTPDAHWMAEVRYRGTKVVTVSPDYADNTKFADEWLPCQAGTDAALAMAMGHVILKERYVDQRVPFFVDYAKTYTDLPHLITLVPHKDGGLVPGKFLTAADLGRTAPEDQWKTVVLDAASGAPRVPNGSMGFRYADAGEGSWNLDLGDIVPALSVRDAKVAEEPTEVLLPRFDAPDGSGAVLTRGVPATRVNGVLVTTVLDLMLAQYGVGRDGLPGQWPTGYDDATTPYTPAWQEDITGVPAEACTRIAREFAQNSIDSEGRSMIIMGAGICQWFHGDATYRAILAMLILTGAMGRNGGGWAHYVGQEKCRPITGWISLANALDWARPPRTMIGTAYWYMHTDQWRYDGYAADALASPLAEGNFTGMHTADTIAQSARLGWMPFYPQFDRNPLDLADQAAQAVEAGTAADAASFVVDQLRGGELNAAIADVDAPENWPRLLTLWRSNLMGSSAKGNEYFLKHLLGTHSNVMGTDEASIRPRDIAWRDEIPEGKLDLLVSADFRMTSTTLLSDVVFPAATWYEKHDLSSTDMHPFVHAFTPAIDPPWEARSDFDMFHAIARELSEMAKTHLGTRHDLVSVPMQHDTPGEISQPGGVVRDWARGDVAPIPGRTMPQLVVVERDYTAIADKLAAVGPLADTLGFTVKNVTYDVTHEVDRLAKQHGVYPSGAAAGRPAIDTDVKMAEAILTFSGTTNGELATQGFRTLEKRVGKPLADLAEGSEEKRITFPMTQSAPQPVITSPEWSGSETGGRRYAPFTVNIERLKPFHTLTGRMHFYLDHDWMRDLGEAMPIYRPPLDMHQLFGEPKLGRDGRKEVVVRYLTPHSKWSIHSEYQDNLFMLSLSRGGPTVWMSAEDAASILVKDNDWVECVNSNGVLVARAVVSHRMPEGVVYVHHAQERTIDVPKSEATGRRGGIHNSVTRLLVKPTHMIGGYAQLSYTFNYLGPTGNQRDMVATIRRRSQEVTY
- the narH gene encoding nitrate reductase subunit beta, producing MRVMAQMGMVMNLDKCIGCHTCSVTCKQAWTNRAGTEYVWFNNVETRPGQGYPRRYEDQEQWRGGWTLNSRGRLTLRTGSRLKRLLTIFSSPVQPKLEDYYEPWTYDYETLIDAPLGDDFPVARPKSLITGEDTKITWSANWDDDLGGTSEMGHLDPIVEKVRRESEDKIKFSFEQTFMFYLPRICEHCLNPSCMASCPSGAIYKRAEDGIVLVDQDRCRGWRQCITGCPYKKIYFNHKTGKAEKCTLCYPRLEVGIPTVCSETCVGRLRYLGLFLYDADKVTAAAATPDEKDLYEAQLDLMLDPDDPEVIAAVKAQGDIPDDWMDAARRSPVYALAKKYRVALPLHPEYRTMPMVWYIPPLSPIVDLLRDQGHDAESAGTLFGAIEALRIPVEYLAELFTAGDTDIVTAVLYRLAAMRAYLRDITLDRERDESIPEAVGMTGETLYEMYRLLAIAKYEERYVIPTAHYERAHELEELGCSLDFDGGPYESGPFGEASGRVQPVAVETYQALRDRQTSDEGVSAESLRGRVNLLNWDGNGSPSGLFPARREPKGDA